The segment GTTTTTTACGAGCCACATTAAAAATTGAAACGTTTCAATTAAAGACCAAGAAAAAGGACTACTAAATTTCTAGGCTAGTAATCAGTTTCAGTCTTTTCTTAAGTATCATAGACCTAAGCACGAGCTAACGGATATCGGAATGTAGACCTTACATCTAAAGTCTACTAATTGCATTCCCCTAACTCGCGTTGTACAATTAAAAATAGGGTTTTAACGGTCGATCTTAGCTTGGTATCCCTTTTCCCTCTGCTGCCACAGAGTAATGGTTTTGATTGACCTTTTTTCTCTTGCTCGTTACTTATTTTGTAATGGTTTAGATAATGTGGAAGAACGAGAAACAAATTCAATTGGGATTTGTTTACTTTCTACTTCTTCATCTTTTTGTATCATTTTAAACAAAGTTTCCGTTGCGGTGATTCCCCATTCTTTCTTTTGGACTCGAACAGTTGAAAGTGGTGGCTCAAAAAAACGGGCTAAGTCAATATCATCAAACCCTATAAAAGCTATATCATCAGGAACTCGATATCCTTTTGTTTGAGCTGCTTTAATTGCACCCATTGCCATTTCATCATTCGCACAAATAAAAGCCGTTGGGAAATCGTCATGTTTTTCAAGATAGTTGTTCATGCTAAGCAAACCACTTATTTCTGTGAAATCTGCTCGGATTACATCCGTTTCCTTATAGTCTATTCCATGTTTTGAAAGCGATTCTTTAAATCCTTCAAGACGCCTTTCTCCATCAAATGACTCCTCGGAACCAGCAATAAAACCGATTCGTTCATGCCCTAATGTTATTAGATGATCCACAGCATAGTCTATTCCAAGCTTATTTGGGAGCAACACTTGCCTTATATGCGGGTTGTCTATCTCACGATCTAATACTACGATTGGAAACTTTTCATTTGCGAGTACCTCTAACAAGTCATTCGAAATATGGTAATTCAAAATGATTGCAGCATCCACGTATCGTT is part of the Bacillaceae bacterium S4-13-56 genome and harbors:
- a CDS encoding LacI family DNA-binding transcriptional regulator; translated protein: MPTLKDVAKKAGVSVSTASYALNGSQLISQPTKDRVLAIANQIGYHPNGNAKNLKKSKSDLIGLFLSGFTGPFFNEIIEGIQHTAVKNGYELVVSASNDKHRLLKERYVDAAIILNYHISNDLLEVLANEKFPIVVLDREIDNPHIRQVLLPNKLGIDYAVDHLITLGHERIGFIAGSEESFDGERRLEGFKESLSKHGIDYKETDVIRADFTEISGLLSMNNYLEKHDDFPTAFICANDEMAMGAIKAAQTKGYRVPDDIAFIGFDDIDLARFFEPPLSTVRVQKKEWGITATETLFKMIQKDEEVESKQIPIEFVSRSSTLSKPLQNK